From one Lycium ferocissimum isolate CSIRO_LF1 chromosome 7, AGI_CSIRO_Lferr_CH_V1, whole genome shotgun sequence genomic stretch:
- the LOC132064848 gene encoding uncharacterized protein LOC132064848, giving the protein MHKAEQDRRLIQFLMGLNEVYTMIRGSILMMNPLPSMAQAFAILIQDVKQREFKPSNQLFIKSSSLNVSVGPSGASSSGASSSSGGRNFRTNYSAASSSSNNRPRLFCEHCRKPGHTKDMCYKLHGYPQNPSYNAQHRHNNTQGTSPFNNFQQRHQNILGQRFIKGKGITTNAVGDFGANEGAESEKQVQMNQAPNITKEQYDQLINMMQQFHITNTDSTSEVQMNSGAVDFAGPLNEEPSGNW; this is encoded by the exons ATGCACAAGGCTGAGCAAGATAGGAGGTTAATCCAATTCCTTATGGGACTAAATGAGGTTTATACCATGATTAGGGGAAGTATATTGATGATGAATCCCTTGCCATCTATGGCACAGGCCTTTGCTATATTAATTCAAGATGTGAAGCAAAGAGAGTTCAAACCAAGTAATCAGCTGTTTATAAAATCTAGCTCCTTGAATGTTAGTGTGGGTCCTTCAGGTGCAAGTTCCTCAGGAGCAAGCTCAAGCTCAGGTGGAAGGAATTTTAGAACCAACTATAGCGCTGCTAGTTCCTCATCAAACAACAGACCTAGGCTGTTTTGTGAACATTGTAGGAAACCAGGTCACACCAAAGACATGTGCTATAAGTTGCATGGATATCCACAGAATCCAAGCTATAATGCTCAACACAGGCACAACAATACTCAAGGGACAAGTCCGTTCAACAATTTTCAGCAAAGACATCAGAACATACTCGGTCAGAGGTTCATAAAGGGGAAGGGGATAACAACTAATGCAGTTGGTGACTTTGGTGCAAATGAAGGTGCAGAGTCTGAAAAACAGGTGCAGATGAACCAAGCACCAAACATAACCAAGGAACAGTATGACCAACTCATCAATATGATGCAGCAGTTTCACATCACTAATACTGACAGTACAAGTGAAGTGCAAATGAACAGTGGAGCTGTTGACTTTGCAG GGCCTTTAAATGAAGAGCCCTCTGGAAATTGGTAA
- the LOC132064849 gene encoding RNA pseudouridine synthase 4, mitochondrial isoform X2, whose amino-acid sequence MSLLRRVVKTPHSSFYRCQCYCATTVTDNKNENEKGNKWFTLPPFTAAVNGAALGRELAGVKMDNSVTALKWIQRCCPELPKSLVQKLFRLRQVRRESSNVEEQRPKRVSAKESMNIGDRIFLPITVEKFPSEKVVDYPSSEEERKFVHSLELYKDPEIIVVNKPPGMPVQKWNFGQGGIGIKRSLDELAAKYMKYEYSEAPRLVHRLDRDSSGLLMMGRTQLSASALHSIFREKTFDTQNEDLESKKRILQKKYWALVIGCPRRSGGIISAPLGKLVLDNGKSERITIMPDVREPSAQYAVTEYRIIGSSEKVTDHFAISVSKLRVHCAEALGTPIVGDYKYGWQAHRKLKHLPSPASAVNRGAQSPRLKTDPFSLRLGNGSITDKQPHLHLHCKEMVLPNISLALKRAQVVSDADLVHVESIKLEAPLPFHMQRSWDCLSS is encoded by the exons ATGTCACTACTCCGGCGAGTCGTCAAGACACCGCACTCATCTTTTTACCGGTGTCAGTGTTACTGCGCCACCACAGTAACtgataataaaaatgaaaatgagaaaggcaATAAGTGGTTCACCCTACCACCTTTTACTGCCGCCGTTAACGGTGCTGCTTTAGGGAGGGAGCTCGCCGGTGTTAAAATGGATAATTCCGTCACAGCACTTAAATGGATTCAGCGTTGCTGCCCTGAGTTGCCTAAGTCCCTAGTCCAGAAACTTTTTCGCTTAAGACAG GTTCGAAGAGAATCTTCTAATGTTGAAGAACAGAGACCCAAGAGG GTTTCTGCGAAAGAGTCAATGAACATTGGAGATCGAATATTTCTTCCAATAACTGTTGAGAAGTTTCCCTCCGAGAAAGTAGTTGATTACCCTtctagtgaagaagaaaggaagtttGTACATAGCCTCGAATTGTATAAG GATCCAGAGATTATTGTGGTCAATAAACCTCCAGGAATGCCAGTTCAG AAATGGAACTTTGGACAGGGTGGAATTGGCATAAAACGTAGTTTAGATGAACTTGCTGCTAAGTATATGAAATACGAGTACTCAGAGGCCCCTCGCCTG GTACACAGACTGGATAGAGACAGCAGCGGACTATTGATGATGGGAAGAACACAATTAAGTGCTTCAGCTCTGCATTCGATCTTCCGTGAGAAAACATTTGATACACAAAATGAG GATCTTGAAAGCAAGAAAAGAATTTTGCAAAAGAAATACTGGGCACTTGTCATAGGATGTCCAAGACGCTCCGGAGGGATAATATCAGCACCACTGGGAAAG CTGGTGTTGGACAATGGGAAATCTGAGCGCATCACAATTATGCCTGATGTCAGAGAACCATCGGCACAGTATGCTGTAACAGAGTATCGCATCATTGGATCCTCCGAGAAAG TGACTGATCATTTCGCCATCTCTGTTTCGAAGTTGCGGGTTCATTGTGCTGAGGCATTAGGGACGCCGATAGTTGGGGATTACAAGTATGGTTGGCAAGCTCATAGAAAGCTGAAACATCTGCCTTCACCAGCTTCAGCTGTGAACCGAGGTGCGCAAAGTCCCAGGCTAAAAACAGATCCCTTCAGCCTTCGTTTAGGGAATGGAAGTATTACAGACAAGCAGCCTCATCTTCACCTTCACTGCAAGGAGATGGTTTTGCCCAACATTTCTCTAGCTTTGAAACGAGCTCAAGTAGTTTCAGATGCTGATCTCGTACATGTTGAAAGTATCAAGCTGGAAGCTCCTTTACCCTTCCACATGCAAAGAAGTTGGGATTGCTTGAGTTCTTGA
- the LOC132064849 gene encoding RNA pseudouridine synthase 4, mitochondrial isoform X3 — protein MSLLRRVVKTPHSSFYRCQCYCATTVTDNKNENEKGNKWFTLPPFTAAVNGAALGRELAGVKMDNSVTALKWIQRCCPELPKSLVQKLFRLRQVRRESSNVEEQRPKRVSAKESMNIGDRIFLPITVEKFPSEKVVDYPSSEEERKFVHSLELYKDPEIIVVNKPPGMPVQGGIGIKRSLDELAAKYMKYEYSEAPRLVHRLDRDSSGLLMMGRTQLSASALHSIFREKTFDTQNEDLESKKRILQKKYWALVIGCPRRSGGIISAPLGKLVLDNGKSERITIMPDVREPSAQYAVTEYRIIGSSEKGYTWLELSPLTGRKHQLRVHCAEALGTPIVGDYKYGWQAHRKLKHLPSPASAVNRGAQSPRLKTDPFSLRLGNGSITDKQPHLHLHCKEMVLPNISLALKRAQVVSDADLVHVESIKLEAPLPFHMQRSWDCLSS, from the exons ATGTCACTACTCCGGCGAGTCGTCAAGACACCGCACTCATCTTTTTACCGGTGTCAGTGTTACTGCGCCACCACAGTAACtgataataaaaatgaaaatgagaaaggcaATAAGTGGTTCACCCTACCACCTTTTACTGCCGCCGTTAACGGTGCTGCTTTAGGGAGGGAGCTCGCCGGTGTTAAAATGGATAATTCCGTCACAGCACTTAAATGGATTCAGCGTTGCTGCCCTGAGTTGCCTAAGTCCCTAGTCCAGAAACTTTTTCGCTTAAGACAG GTTCGAAGAGAATCTTCTAATGTTGAAGAACAGAGACCCAAGAGG GTTTCTGCGAAAGAGTCAATGAACATTGGAGATCGAATATTTCTTCCAATAACTGTTGAGAAGTTTCCCTCCGAGAAAGTAGTTGATTACCCTtctagtgaagaagaaaggaagtttGTACATAGCCTCGAATTGTATAAG GATCCAGAGATTATTGTGGTCAATAAACCTCCAGGAATGCCAGTTCAG GGTGGAATTGGCATAAAACGTAGTTTAGATGAACTTGCTGCTAAGTATATGAAATACGAGTACTCAGAGGCCCCTCGCCTG GTACACAGACTGGATAGAGACAGCAGCGGACTATTGATGATGGGAAGAACACAATTAAGTGCTTCAGCTCTGCATTCGATCTTCCGTGAGAAAACATTTGATACACAAAATGAG GATCTTGAAAGCAAGAAAAGAATTTTGCAAAAGAAATACTGGGCACTTGTCATAGGATGTCCAAGACGCTCCGGAGGGATAATATCAGCACCACTGGGAAAG CTGGTGTTGGACAATGGGAAATCTGAGCGCATCACAATTATGCCTGATGTCAGAGAACCATCGGCACAGTATGCTGTAACAGAGTATCGCATCATTGGATCCTCCGAGAAAG GCTACACATGGCTAGAATTATCTCCACTTACCGGCCGAAAGCACCAG TTGCGGGTTCATTGTGCTGAGGCATTAGGGACGCCGATAGTTGGGGATTACAAGTATGGTTGGCAAGCTCATAGAAAGCTGAAACATCTGCCTTCACCAGCTTCAGCTGTGAACCGAGGTGCGCAAAGTCCCAGGCTAAAAACAGATCCCTTCAGCCTTCGTTTAGGGAATGGAAGTATTACAGACAAGCAGCCTCATCTTCACCTTCACTGCAAGGAGATGGTTTTGCCCAACATTTCTCTAGCTTTGAAACGAGCTCAAGTAGTTTCAGATGCTGATCTCGTACATGTTGAAAGTATCAAGCTGGAAGCTCCTTTACCCTTCCACATGCAAAGAAGTTGGGATTGCTTGAGTTCTTGA
- the LOC132064849 gene encoding RNA pseudouridine synthase 4, mitochondrial isoform X1, producing the protein MSLLRRVVKTPHSSFYRCQCYCATTVTDNKNENEKGNKWFTLPPFTAAVNGAALGRELAGVKMDNSVTALKWIQRCCPELPKSLVQKLFRLRQVRRESSNVEEQRPKRVSAKESMNIGDRIFLPITVEKFPSEKVVDYPSSEEERKFVHSLELYKDPEIIVVNKPPGMPVQKWNFGQGGIGIKRSLDELAAKYMKYEYSEAPRLVHRLDRDSSGLLMMGRTQLSASALHSIFREKTFDTQNEDLESKKRILQKKYWALVIGCPRRSGGIISAPLGKLVLDNGKSERITIMPDVREPSAQYAVTEYRIIGSSEKGYTWLELSPLTGRKHQLRVHCAEALGTPIVGDYKYGWQAHRKLKHLPSPASAVNRGAQSPRLKTDPFSLRLGNGSITDKQPHLHLHCKEMVLPNISLALKRAQVVSDADLVHVESIKLEAPLPFHMQRSWDCLSS; encoded by the exons ATGTCACTACTCCGGCGAGTCGTCAAGACACCGCACTCATCTTTTTACCGGTGTCAGTGTTACTGCGCCACCACAGTAACtgataataaaaatgaaaatgagaaaggcaATAAGTGGTTCACCCTACCACCTTTTACTGCCGCCGTTAACGGTGCTGCTTTAGGGAGGGAGCTCGCCGGTGTTAAAATGGATAATTCCGTCACAGCACTTAAATGGATTCAGCGTTGCTGCCCTGAGTTGCCTAAGTCCCTAGTCCAGAAACTTTTTCGCTTAAGACAG GTTCGAAGAGAATCTTCTAATGTTGAAGAACAGAGACCCAAGAGG GTTTCTGCGAAAGAGTCAATGAACATTGGAGATCGAATATTTCTTCCAATAACTGTTGAGAAGTTTCCCTCCGAGAAAGTAGTTGATTACCCTtctagtgaagaagaaaggaagtttGTACATAGCCTCGAATTGTATAAG GATCCAGAGATTATTGTGGTCAATAAACCTCCAGGAATGCCAGTTCAG AAATGGAACTTTGGACAGGGTGGAATTGGCATAAAACGTAGTTTAGATGAACTTGCTGCTAAGTATATGAAATACGAGTACTCAGAGGCCCCTCGCCTG GTACACAGACTGGATAGAGACAGCAGCGGACTATTGATGATGGGAAGAACACAATTAAGTGCTTCAGCTCTGCATTCGATCTTCCGTGAGAAAACATTTGATACACAAAATGAG GATCTTGAAAGCAAGAAAAGAATTTTGCAAAAGAAATACTGGGCACTTGTCATAGGATGTCCAAGACGCTCCGGAGGGATAATATCAGCACCACTGGGAAAG CTGGTGTTGGACAATGGGAAATCTGAGCGCATCACAATTATGCCTGATGTCAGAGAACCATCGGCACAGTATGCTGTAACAGAGTATCGCATCATTGGATCCTCCGAGAAAG GCTACACATGGCTAGAATTATCTCCACTTACCGGCCGAAAGCACCAG TTGCGGGTTCATTGTGCTGAGGCATTAGGGACGCCGATAGTTGGGGATTACAAGTATGGTTGGCAAGCTCATAGAAAGCTGAAACATCTGCCTTCACCAGCTTCAGCTGTGAACCGAGGTGCGCAAAGTCCCAGGCTAAAAACAGATCCCTTCAGCCTTCGTTTAGGGAATGGAAGTATTACAGACAAGCAGCCTCATCTTCACCTTCACTGCAAGGAGATGGTTTTGCCCAACATTTCTCTAGCTTTGAAACGAGCTCAAGTAGTTTCAGATGCTGATCTCGTACATGTTGAAAGTATCAAGCTGGAAGCTCCTTTACCCTTCCACATGCAAAGAAGTTGGGATTGCTTGAGTTCTTGA